A window from Ciconia boyciana chromosome 21, ASM3463844v1, whole genome shotgun sequence encodes these proteins:
- the MATN1 gene encoding cartilage matrix protein gives MDRIFSALLFSLLLLLQSYGVCGAPPQPRGTLCRTKPTDLVFIIDSSRSVRPHEFEKVKVFMSRVIEGLDVGPNSTRVGVINYASAVKNEFSLKTYQTKAGLLQAVRRIEPLSTGTMTGLAIQFAISRAFSDSEGARVRSPNFNKVAIVVTDGRPQDGVQDVSARARAAGIEIFAIGVGRVDMHTLRQIASEPLDDHVDYVESYSVIEKLTHKFQEAFCVVSDLCATGDHDCEQICISTPGAYKCACKEGFTLNSDGKTCSACSGGSGSALDLVFLIDGSKSVRPENFELVKKFINQIVDSLEVSDKQAQVGLVQYSSSVRQEFPLGQFKNKKDIKAAVKKMAYMEKGTMTGQALKYLIDSSFSIINGARPGVPKVGIVFTDGRSQDYITDAAKKAKDLGFRMFAVGVGNAVEDELREIASEPVAEHYFYTADFRTISKIGKKLQMKICIEEDPCECKSIVKFQTKVEDLINSLQRKLEAVAKRIEALENKII, from the exons ATGGACAGGattttctctgccttgctgttctctttgctgcttctcctccagaGCTATGGAGTTTGCGGGGCACCTCCGCAGCCGAGAG GCACCCTGTGTAGAACCAAACCCACTGATTTGGTGTTCATCATCGACAGCTCTCGAAGCGTGCGCCCACACGAGTTTGAGAAAGTCAAAGTCTTCATGTCCCGGGTGATCGAGGGGCTGGACGTGGGCCCCAACTCCACCCGGGTGGGTGTGATCAATTATGCCAGTGCTGTCAAGAATGAGTTCTCCCTCAAGACCTACCAAACCAAAGCGGGGCTCCTGCAAGCAGTCCGGAGGATAGAGCCGCTCTCCACTGGGACTATGACTGGCCTGGCTATCCAGTTTGCCATTAGCAGGGCCTTTAGTGACTCAGAAGGGGCCAGGGTGAGGTCTCCCAATTTTAATAAG GTGGCAATCGTTGTGACTGACGGACGTCCCCAGGATGGAGTGCAGGATGTATCAGCAAGGGCCAGAGCAGCCGGCATCGAGATCTTTGCCATCGGGGTTGGCCGGGTGGACATGCACACACTGCGGCAAATTGCTAGCGAGCCCCTGGATGACCATGTGGACTATGTGGAGAGCTACAGTGTTATAGAGAAGCTGACCCACAAGTTTCAAGAAGCTTTCTGTG TGGTGTCAGACCTGTGTGCCACTGGAGACCATGACTGTGAGCAGATCTGTATCAGCACCCCAGGAGCGTACAAGTGTGCTTGTAAAGAGGGTTTCACGCTGAACAGTGATGGGAAGACCTGCAGCG CTTGCAGTGGTGGGTCAGGATCTGCTCTGGATCTCGTTTTCCTGATCGATGGCTCCAAGAGTGTGCGGCCTGAGAACTTTGAGCTGGTGAAGAAATTCATCAACCAAATTGTGGACTCACTGGAGGTGTCAGACAAACAGGCCCAGGTTGGCCTGGTTCAGTACTCCAGTTCTGTCAGACAGGAGTTTCCACTGGGGCAGTTCAAGAACAAGAAGGACATCAAAGCAGCAGTCAAGAAAATGGCCTACATGGAGAAAGGAACGATGACAGGCCAGGCTCTGAAGTACCTCATTGACAGTTCCTTTTCCATCATCAATGGAGCTAGGCCTGGGGTCCCCAAGGTGGGCATAGTCTTCACTGATGGACGGTCACAAGATTACATCACTGATGCTGCTAAGAAAGCCAAAGACTTAG GCTTTAGGATGTTTGCTGTGGGAGTTGGAAACGCAGTTGAGGATGAGCTGAGGGAAATTGCTTCAGAACCAGTAGCTGAGCACTACTTCTACACGGCTGACTTCAGAACCATCAGCAAGATCGGGAAAAAGCTGCAAATGAAAATCTGCATTG AGGAAGATCCATGTGAATGTAAATCTATTGTGAAGTTCCAGACCAAAGTAGAAGACCTCATAAATTCATTGCAGCGGAAAT TGGAAGCTGTGGCAAAAAGGATCGAAGCCCTGGAGAACAAGATCATCTAA